One region of Lytechinus pictus isolate F3 Inbred chromosome 8, Lp3.0, whole genome shotgun sequence genomic DNA includes:
- the LOC129266198 gene encoding tubulin alpha-1 chain-like, whose protein sequence is MRECISIHVGQAGVQIGNACWELYCLEHGIQPDGQMPSDKTIGGGDDSFNTFFSETGAGKHVPRAVFVDLEPTVVDEVRTGTYRQLFHPEQLITGKEDAANNYARGHYTVGKELIDIVLDRIRKLADQCTGLQGFLIFHSFGGGTGSGFTSLLMERLSVDYGKKSKLEFAVYPAPQISTAVVEPYNSILTTHTTLEHSDCAFMVDNEAIYDICRRNLDIERPTYTNLNRLIGQIVSSITASLRFDGALNVDLTEFQTNLVPYPRIHFPLATYAPVISAEKAYHEKLTVSEITNACFEPANQMVKCDPRHGKYMSCCMLYRGDVVPKDVNAAIATIKTKRTVQFVDWCPTGFKVGINYQPPTVVPGGDLAKVQRAVCMLSNTTAIAEAWARLDHKFDLMYAKRAFVHWYVGEGMEEGEFSEAREDLAALEKDYEEVGVDSVDAEGEEEEGDEY, encoded by the exons ATG CGTGAATGTATCTCTATCCATGTCGGTCAAGCCGGAGTCCAGATCGGTAACGCCTGCTGGGAGTTGTACTGCCTTGAACACGGCATCCAGCCTGATGGTCAGATGCCCTCAGACAAGACCATCGGAGGTGGTGATGACTCCTTCAACACCTTCTTCAGTGAGACTGGGGCTGGAAAGCACGTTCCTCGGGCCGTCTTTGTCGATCTCGAACCAACTGTTGTCG ATGAGGTACGCACCGGAACCTATCGCCAGCTTTTCCACCCAGAGCAACTGATCACCGGAAAAGAGGATGCTGCCAACAACTATGCCCGTGGGCATTACACCGTCGGAAAGGAGCTTATTGATATTGTCCTCGATAGGATCAGGAAGCTGGCTGACCAGTGCACAGGTCTTCAAGGATTCCTTATCTTCCATAGCTTTGGTGGTGGCACCGGCTCTGGCTTTACCTCCCTGCTAATGGAGCGTCTTTCCGTTGATTACGGAAAGAAGTCCAAGCTTGAGTTCGCCGTCTATCCAGCTCCACAGATCTCCACAGCCGTTGTAGAGCCCTACAACTCCATCCTTACCACCCACACGACCTTGGAACATTCCGATTGTGCCTTCATGGTCGACAACGAGGCAATCTACGATATCTGCCGTCGTAACCTCGACATCGAGCGTCCCACCTACACCAACCTGAACCGCCTCATCGGTCAGATCGTCTCCTCCATCACTGCTTCTCTTCGATTCGATGGCGCCCTCAACGTCGATCTGACAGAGTTTCAGACCAACTTGGTACCCTATCCTCGCATCCATTTCCCACTGGCTACCTATGCTCCAGTTATTTCTGCCGAGAAGGCATACCACGAGAAGCTCACTGTTTCTGAGATCACCAACGCTTGCTTCGAGCCCGCCAACCAGATGGTGAAGTGCGATCCTCGTCATGGTAAATACATGTCATGTTGCATGCTGTACCGAGGTGATGTCGTCCCAAAGGATGTCAATGCTGCCATTGCAACCATCAAGACCAAGCGTACAGTCCAGTTCGTTGACTGGTGTCCAACTGGCTTCAAGGTCGGTATCAACTACCAACCACCCACTGTCGTTCCCGGTGGTGACCTTGCCAAGGTCCAACGTGCCGTCTGCATGTTGAGCAACACAACAGCAATCGCCGAAGCCTGGGCCCGTCTTGACCACAAGTTCGATCTGATGTACGCCAAGCGTGCTTTCGTCCATTGGTACGTCGGAGAGGGTATGGAGGAAGGAGAGTTCTCCGAGGCCCGTGAAGATTTAGCTGCTCTTGAGAAGGATTATGAAGAGGTTGGAGTTGATTCCGTCGATGCAGAGGGCGAGGAAGAGGAAGGGGATGAGTACTAG
- the LOC135155107 gene encoding tubulin alpha-1 chain-like isoform X2, with the protein MRECISIHVGQAGVQIGNACWELYCLEHGIQPDGQMPSDKTIGGGDDSFNTFFSETGAGKHVPRAVFVDLEPTVVDEVRTGTYRQLFHPEQLITGKEDAANNYARGHYTVGKELIDIVLDRIRKLADQCTGLQGFLIFHSFGGGTGSGFTSLLMERLSVDYGKKSKLEFAVYPAPQISTAVVEPYNSILTTHTTLEHSDCAFMVDNEAIYDICRRNLDIERPTYTNLNRLIGQIVSSITASLRFDGALNVDLTEFQTNLVPYPRIHFPLATYAPVISAEKAYHEQLTVSEITNACFEPANQMVKCDPRHGKYMSCCMLYRGDVVPKDVNAAIATIKTKRTIQFVDWCPTGFKVGINYQPPTVVPGGDLAKVQRAVCMLSNTTAIAEAWARLDHKFDLMYAKRAFVHWYVGEGMEEGEFSEAREDLAALEKDYEEVGVDSVDAEGEQEEGDEY; encoded by the exons ATG CGTGAATGTATCTCTATCCACGTCGGTCAAGCCGGAGTCCAGATCGGTAATGCCTGCTGGGAGTTGTACTGCCTTGAGCACGGCATCCAGCCTGATGGTCAGATGCCATCAGACAAGACCATCGGAGGTGGTGATGACTCCTTCAACACCTTCTTCAGTGAGACTGGGGCTGGAAAGCACGTTCCTCGGGCCGTATTTGTCGATCTCGAACCAACTGTTGTCG ATGAGGTACGCACCGGCACCTATCGCCAGCTTTTCCACCCAGAGCAACTGATCACCGGAAAAGAGGATGCTGCCAACAACTATGCCCGTGGGCATTACACCGTAGGAAAGGAGCTTATTGATATTGTCCTTGATAGGATCAGAAAACTGGCTGACCAGTGCACAGGTCTTCAAGGATTCCTTATCTTCCATAGTTTTGGTGGTGGCACCGGCTCTGGCTTTACCTCCCTGCTAATGGAGCGTCTCTCCGTTGACTACGGAAAGAAGTCCAAGCTTGAGTTCGCCGTCTACCCAGCTCCCCAGATCTCTACTGCCGTTGTCGAACCCTACAACTCCATCCTTACCACCCACACGACCTTGGAACATTCAGATTGTGCCTTCATGGTCGACAACGAGGCCATTTACGATATCTGCCGTCGTAACCTCGACATCGAGCGTCCCACCTACACCAACCTGAACCGCCTCATCGGTCAGATCGTCTCCTCCATCACTGCTTCTCTTCGATTCGATGGCGCCCTCAACGTCGATCTAACAGAGTTTCAGACCAACTTGGTACCCTATCCTCGCATCCATTTCCCACTGGCTACCTATGCTCCAGTTATTTCTGCCGAGAAGGCATACCACGAGCAGCTCACTGTTTCTGAGATCACCAACGCTTGCTTCGAGCCCGCCAACCAGATGGTGAAGTGCGATCCTCGTCATGGTAAATACATGTCATGTTGCATGCTGTACCGAGGTGATGTCGTCCCAAAGGATGTCAATGCTGCCATTGCAACCATCAAGACCAAGCGTACAATCCAGTTCGTTGACTGGTGTCCAACTGGCTTCAAGGTCGGTATCAACTACCAACCACCCACTGTCGTTCCCGGTGGTGACCTTGCCAAGGTCCAACGTGCTGTCTGCATGTTGAGCAACACAACAGCAATCGCCGAAGCCTGGGCCCGTCTTGACCACAAGTTCGATCTGATGTACGCCAAGCGTGCTTTCGTTCATTGGTACGTCGGAGAGGGTATGGAGGAAGGAGAGTTCTCCGAGGCCCGTGAAGATTTAGCTGCTCTTGAGAAAGATTATGAAGAGGTCGGAGTTGATTCCGTCGATGCAGAGGGCGAGCAAGAGGAAGGGGATGAGTACTAG